The Candidatus Krumholzibacteriia bacterium genome window below encodes:
- the glgB gene encoding 1,4-alpha-glucan branching protein GlgB — translation MRPGSRLNAQDLYLFNEGTHSRLFETLGAHPGPEGTHFAVWAPEAAWVGVLGDWNGWDATQLPLTLVGQSGIWEGFAPGVGRGAKYKYRIRSKHGHGVMDKADPLALLHESPPRTASVVWDLDTTWGDAEWMARRAAANALEAPLSIYEVHLGSWQRVPEEGYRALSYRELAPRLAQYVKETGFTHVEFLPVMEHPFHGSWGYQVTGYFAPTARYGTPQDLMYLIDVLHQNGIGVILDWVPAHFPNDPHALAHFDGTHLYEHADPRQGFQPDWKTLVFNYGRHEVRSFLLSSAMLWLDKYHVDGLRVDAVASMLYLDYSRRAGEWVPNRFGGKENLEAIAFLRRLNEDIYLAHRDVQTIAEESTAWPMVSRPTHLGGLGFGLKWDMGFMHDTLQYMALDPVHRKYHHNRLTFRLLYAFNENFVLPYSHDEVVHGKGSMLARMPGDTWQKFANLRLLYGYLFGQPGKKLLFMGNEFGQWAEWYHEVSLDWHLLREPLHQGLKSWVTDLNALYRGEPALHESDCDPTGFTWADCSDADSSVVSFVRHGRSTDTMIFAVFNFTPVPRHGYRLGVPRGGFWREVLNSDSRTYGGSGLGNLGGLQTAPIPAHGRAQSLELVLPPLGALFFAHHLSG, via the coding sequence GTGCGTCCAGGCAGCAGGCTGAATGCGCAGGACCTCTATCTCTTCAACGAAGGCACACACTCGCGGCTGTTCGAAACGCTCGGCGCGCACCCGGGGCCGGAGGGCACGCACTTCGCCGTCTGGGCGCCCGAGGCGGCTTGGGTCGGCGTTCTCGGCGATTGGAACGGCTGGGACGCGACGCAGCTACCGCTCACGCTGGTGGGTCAATCCGGCATCTGGGAAGGCTTCGCCCCCGGCGTGGGGCGGGGAGCGAAGTACAAGTACCGCATCCGCTCGAAGCATGGACACGGCGTCATGGACAAGGCGGATCCCCTGGCACTGCTCCACGAGAGTCCGCCGCGCACTGCTTCGGTGGTGTGGGATCTCGATACCACCTGGGGGGACGCGGAGTGGATGGCGCGGCGGGCCGCAGCCAATGCCTTGGAGGCGCCGCTTTCCATCTACGAAGTACACCTCGGCTCGTGGCAGCGTGTCCCGGAGGAAGGCTACCGGGCGCTCAGCTATCGGGAGCTAGCGCCGCGTCTGGCCCAATACGTGAAAGAGACAGGCTTCACCCACGTCGAGTTCCTGCCCGTGATGGAGCACCCCTTCCATGGCTCCTGGGGCTACCAGGTGACCGGTTACTTCGCGCCCACGGCACGCTACGGGACGCCGCAGGACCTCATGTACCTCATCGACGTCCTGCACCAGAACGGCATCGGCGTGATCCTGGACTGGGTGCCCGCGCATTTCCCGAACGACCCGCACGCGCTGGCTCACTTCGACGGCACCCATCTCTATGAACACGCCGACCCGCGGCAGGGGTTCCAGCCCGACTGGAAGACCCTGGTGTTCAACTATGGCCGCCACGAGGTGCGGAGCTTCCTGCTCAGCAGCGCGATGCTCTGGCTCGACAAGTACCACGTCGACGGTTTGCGCGTGGATGCAGTGGCCTCGATGCTGTACCTCGACTATTCGCGCCGGGCCGGCGAATGGGTTCCGAACCGCTTCGGCGGCAAGGAGAACCTGGAAGCCATCGCCTTCCTGCGGCGCCTCAACGAGGACATCTACCTCGCCCACCGCGACGTGCAGACCATCGCCGAGGAATCCACCGCCTGGCCCATGGTGTCACGCCCGACGCACTTGGGCGGCCTCGGCTTCGGTCTCAAATGGGACATGGGCTTCATGCACGACACCCTGCAGTACATGGCCCTCGACCCGGTGCATCGCAAGTACCATCACAACCGGCTCACCTTCCGGCTCCTCTACGCCTTCAACGAGAACTTCGTGCTGCCCTACTCGCACGACGAGGTCGTGCACGGTAAGGGCTCCATGCTCGCCAGGATGCCGGGCGACACGTGGCAGAAGTTCGCCAACCTGCGCTTGCTCTACGGCTACCTGTTCGGCCAGCCGGGGAAGAAGCTCCTCTTCATGGGCAACGAGTTCGGCCAGTGGGCGGAGTGGTACCACGAGGTGAGCCTGGACTGGCACTTGCTGCGGGAGCCGCTGCACCAGGGGCTCAAAAGCTGGGTGACAGACTTGAACGCGCTCTACCGCGGCGAGCCGGCGCTGCACGAGAGCGACTGCGACCCCACCGGTTTCACCTGGGCCGACTGTTCCGACGCCGACAGCAGCGTCGTCAGCTTCGTCCGCCACGGGCGGTCCACGGACACCATGATCTTCGCCGTCTTCAACTTCACGCCGGTCCCGCGCCACGGCTACCGCCTCGGCGTCCCGCGCGGCGGCTTCTGGCGCGAGGT